A DNA window from Phoenix dactylifera cultivar Barhee BC4 chromosome 13, palm_55x_up_171113_PBpolish2nd_filt_p, whole genome shotgun sequence contains the following coding sequences:
- the LOC103698294 gene encoding probable WRKY transcription factor 35 yields the protein MIVRVPARRAGNMEIPPDDGYTWRKYGQKEILGSKFPRSYYRCTHKSYYGCEAKKQVQRLDDDPYTYEVKYCGTHSCQTSTAPLLIPSMAPTNDNSSSNPQGEALMPEAPAQPHSSLLASTELGIWFSREFEHGQRETQPLIVPHGGEGSSTQAGPSHLQGGREVDCPVADLADAMFNSGSSGSSMDAFFSQPSQDN from the exons ATGATCGTGAGGGTGCCGGCCCGCCGAGCAGGAAACATGGAGATTCCGCCCGACGACGGATACACCTGGAGGAAGTATGGCCAGAAAGAGATCCTGGGATCCAAATTTCCAAG GAGTTACTACCGGTGCACCCACAAGAGCTACTATGGTTGTGAGGCAAAGAAGCAAGTCCAGAGGCTCGACGATGATCCATACACATACGAGGTCAAGTACTGCGGCACCCATAGCTGCCAGACCTCCACCGCACCACTCCTCATCCCCTCCATGGCACCCACCAACGACAACAGCAGCAGCAACCCACAAGGGGAAGCCCTGATGCCCGAGGCTCCCGCACAGCCACATTCTTCCCTACTCGCTTCAACCGAACTGGGTATCTGGTTCTCCAGGGAGTTCGAGCATGGCCAAAGGGAAACCCAACCCCTCATCGTTCCTCATGGTGGGGAGGGCAGCAGCACACAAGCTGGACCTTCTCACTTGCAAGGTGGAAGGGAGGTCGACTGTCCCGTGGCAGACCTGGCCGATGCCATGTTCAATTCAGGCAGCAGCGGGAGCAGCATGGATGCTTTCTTCTCGCAACCGTCGCAAGACAattga